One Labrus mixtus chromosome 12, fLabMix1.1, whole genome shotgun sequence DNA segment encodes these proteins:
- the uts1 gene encoding urotensin 1, with the protein MKPVPLLLLLSSVLLSSHLRPAAGRPRTLPGWLDGSGRLQTQQLEEMLIRAAASGDSTASELLSENLLKLLQNRSRDPLSLLNPEEEETEDDAVRAAAAAQLLKRSDDPPLSIDLTFHLMRNMIEMAKMERQREQALLNRKVLDEVGK; encoded by the coding sequence ATGAAGCCAGTCcccctgctcctgctcctctcctcgGTCCTCCTCTCATCGCACCTCCGCCCCGCAGCCGGCAGACCGCGCACCCTCCCCGGCTGGCTGGATGGCAGCGGCCGCCTCCAGACGCAGCAACTGGAAGAAATGCTCATCAGAGCGGCCGCCTCCGGGGACAGCACCGCCTCAGAGCTGCTCAGCGAAAACCTCCTGAAGTTACTCCAGAACCGGAGCCGGGACCCCCTGAGCCTGCTCAacccggaggaggaggagaccgaGGACGACGCGGTGagggcggcggcggcggcgcaGCTGCTGAAGCGCAGCGACGATCCTCCGCTGTCCATCGACCTGACCTTCCACCTGATGAGGAATATGATCGAGATGGCCAAgatggagaggcagagggagcagGCTCTGCTCAACCGCAAAGTCCTCGACGAGGTCGGGAAGTAA